Genomic DNA from Rana temporaria chromosome 1, aRanTem1.1, whole genome shotgun sequence:
aggtgatggactggccaagcctgtctccagacctaaaccctattgaggatCTGTGGGGCACATtcaaaacggaaggtggaggagcgcaaggtctctaacatccaccagctctgtgatgtcatcatggaggagtggaagaggactccagtggcaacctatgaagctctggtgaactccatgcccaataggggttaatgcagtgctggaaaatgatggtggccacacaaaatattgacactttgggcccactttttgttgccagcggtttagacactaaagtggagttccactcatttttttatgtttgtctgtgctgcatgccctaatctcatagtgttcagaatggacaatttttatttaatttgttgcttgtaaatacctttattttgtagtccttcattacttcctcctccttatttgcctaggctatttgcaagggtttctgggataggcatcatgtttcccagtagtccttgcaaacctgactgaaacctattacatttcttgtgcactgagcatgtgcgaggtatgcaaagctgaaatccaggaagtcatacagtctggcttcatgatgcccacacttaagatggccactgtctatttctagattataaactatctaaatgctgtaacaacctaacaaaacggaccttagtttacagactaactttactagaatacattaagcttgtgtattacaggggtatttatatttaaaaagtgaaattgtgggtggaactcccctttaatggctgtgtgttgaaatagtttgaggggacagcaaattttcaTTGTTATACAAGTTCTACACGCACTActatacattgtagcaaagtgtcatttcttcagtgttgtcacataaaaagatataaaatatttaaaaaaatgtgaggggtgtacttttgtGAGATGTGTGTGATAGAGATTATCTGTGTGTGCGTTTTATTCAATAAATGAATACTAAGTAATAAAGAAATACCTAActcttaaaaaataaagttaggTGTTAAATAAGGTTGGTGGCTAATCATTTATGCATTAGATATTATTTTATCCATCAATTGTGATGCtttttagcagaaaatgcacAAATGGTGGGTTTTCATTAATTTCTATgagaataatagtaataaaaaaaaaattgacttagagtggagatgggaaccatctccatagagaataattgatttttttcctcctccagcatcgagctacaaaacgctgatgtgtgaatggggcctaaaagtggttgtaaaatctaAAGTCTTCTCTTcatctgttcaaagtgctgaatttataaagcttgtttgagagttcaggaaaaaaaaaaaaaaaaaaaaggctgagagctgaaattacactttgcagagctcagcgaggagagctctgagggcacatcacatcagttCACGCACCACACAGGAACAAATCCGAGGCCGTCAATCATCTGGAGCTCCCTCCTGTCACCACTTTTGTCTTGgcatcaggaaaacttgtcagaagtgattcatactGAGAGCAGAGAaattaagcagcagacagaaatgccaCTTGGTGCCCTTAATTGAAACAAGTAcatactatagagggatatgctttgttcatatttcatgtctgaggtttacaaccaatttaacttCTGCTTTAATGCCTGTACGACTGACCAACACATGTGCAGTTGCAAAAAGGGTGGAATGGAATGCCAACATGCCGTACATATGCGTCACTGGACagccaatgtttatgtgccaagaGCGCTCACTAAGCATTTCCAGCACAAAGACCAAGCTGTGGAAGACATTGCTAAAGATCGGTATCCGCAGTGTCCAGCTTCCAATCCTGTGACAGTGGTCACATAATCGCCAGTCCTTCCAAACTCCTTAAAGAGACATCGGGACAATGGTTCACATAAGGCAATCTACATTCAAATGAAACAACCATCCCTAAATAGGGATGAACACCCTCTGTTAGATTCAGAAGACTGGCTACCCAGGGACTGAGCACCAAGCCATGGAAGACTGGAGGAGCATGGCATGTGCCTCCATACCCAGAagtgccaagttttttttttagtgtggcAGTGGATAAGGTGACAGTACCAGCACTGGCAGAGAAAAAGCAGGCACCGTagatttactgaaaaaaaaaaaaaaatagagagagaatatgaattatatatatatatatatatatatatatatatatatatatatatcttgcagGAAAAGTATGGGGGGGGAATAGCAAGATGAATCCAATACTATATTGGTGTAACTTTTGCTGTATGTAATTTGTAATAGGATTTACAACATTTTTGTTCtagtgtccccccttgtacctGTAAAACCAGACCAGCAACTGCTAAATATTTAGCACACCTCCATACAAAATGTGTCATTACCCTTGTGTTTTTCCATGTAAAACCTGAAGTCACTgaatttttaaagcagagttccacccacccccccccccccccccaaaaaaaaaaacaaaaaaaaaatctgctttttggaaccctccccccctccggtatcacatttggcacctttcagtgaGGGGGGcatatacctgtctaatacaggtatttcgaTCCCCCTTCcaggcatagatacccgagccacttCCAGcaccttctctgtccccccccccgctgtcttctgggagacgcacaggtcccagaagacagcagggaccagtgggatcgcacagCGCgagttgcgcatgcgcagtagggtaccaggaagtgaagccgcaaggcagcAGCATACTGATCACCAGATCCCTGGGACTTTCATAATCAGCCTGGTGGAGAAAATGTGAGCTGGGACTCCCCTCTGTCTACATGTCCAAGTCCTCCCAGTGCCATCTGTCTGTAACTGTGTGtattgggcccccccccccccccctctgaaggGGCGctctttgggaggggagagaaatcGTGCTACTCTTAAAAAACAGGTGGGGTTGCCGTTCATTCTAAATTGCACCCTCAAGCATCTAAGTCCACAGTGCAGGAACCGCAGAGAAATCGAACGGTCAAAAGACACCATGCAATTTCCCTGCAGCAGCGTTTTTTGAAAAgatgcatgcaccttttttttgcagaaatgcaggtacAGCAGCTCATTCAACAGAAGCCAGTCAGAAGCTGTACACAAGGGCAGAAAGTTCACCAGTTCCTGCCAAACTGACTATTTTCAGCCTGTGCGTACCCAGCttacaggggttgtaaaaggtacatgtttttttcaccttaatgcagcaaggtaaaaaaaaaaaaaaatctgacgattagcccccccccccccttttacttaactGAGCCCACGAAAGTCCCGCATCATGAACGTGCTGGCttttcggctcattcattggatgattgatagcagcgcagccattgctgtcaatcaaatcaatgacgctgtGCGCCGGGGCCTTGTGATACACACCCcataggaacctttacaacccctttaaatattgcAGAGTTCCTCCCTTCAATCTGGGACCTCACCAGAAGAAGGACTTCACTGATCACTTTAAATTGCAAGCAGACGACATGTTTTTCAGCAGGTACTTTACCTGTCAGGTGTCAGGCCAAGTTCTTTGGTCAGAAACTCAAAAAATTTTGAACTGTGCTCTTTGTTCTGTTCTGCTGTTCCCACTACACCAATGGAAGAGATTATCAGCTGGACACATGGTGATGGAGAGCCACCAATTAGCAAAGAGGCTCCGCCCTTTACAGTGACATTCACcctctaggaaaaaaaaaaaaaaaaaacaagttagtCTGCATAAAATCAGAGACAATCTAGTAAATGTGTCATGTGTCATTTTTCTGTCTCCAGTCTGGGCTGCCATCGCTATCTCAAGCGGGAaaccattgcaaaaaaaaaaaaaaaaaaacagcagattgagaaaaaaaaaaaaatgtaggttcACGTcaagcgtcttcaaagcctccatggCAAAGGTCgcttgaagccccaccgaagcctcaccaaaggctcatccaagccccactgaagcaaaagcaaggtgtaaacagcactgtaagctaaccattttatttagtgacagaggctttgactggcattcagggagcttttaacaaagcctgtacgaagcaagtgtaaactagcccttttaCATGGGCTTTCCAATCAGGTCCCCCTGACAGTTTTTCcggtggacctgattggaccctccagtctccggtatggagcagcagatgtcagCTGACACCAAAAACCCCACACCCACCACAGACAGGCAGTCCGTTTCCACCCAATTTCCCCATAGAGGAGCGTGggactgtgtccactctgcacagCAGAGCAGGCAGGACCTGTCACCCGCCTGCTGGACGGCCAATGTTTATCTGTTAAGAGCGATCACTAAGCATTTCCAGCACAAAGACCaagcttctcggccttttggctaagatcaagtgtagtatctgttatCAGTTGCCAGAGGAGGCACTGTGTTACTCCCACGGGGGAGGACATACGCAAAGCCAATggtgtcattgcacctggaagtgcGGTTTCGGTAGGGATTATGccagatactgggggccggccaatGATCGAGTCTGAGCTGTCCtaaagggtgctcctggtgaggattgGCGCTTCATCGGGTCTGGCCTTTTTCCGGCCTTCTGGCTGGTGTTGGTGTGGTCGCTGTTCCTATCAGCGTCCGGTGGAGAAGCTGGCGTCACCCTTTTGAGGTTGGGGTGGtgccatgcaaatccgctggaTTGATGAGGACCTGGAAGGGTTACTACCGGAGGCCGTTACGTATCCGGCGGTTCTCCCTAAGAAAACCGAGAAGGGCTCTCTATCTGGTAGGGACAGAGGGCTGCACTGATCTGGTTGAGGGGTCAGATAGGGAACGGAAAGCCTATGGTGTATGTGCCCCcgaagtggcagtccaggggtgccatacagtCACTGTGAGTGAGGGGCACATAGATTTATGGCACCAAGGTCACTGCATCATACTACACACCAAGGTCACTGCATCATACTACACGTTTTTTCTccccacctgcctcctgggctttgccttttggctgggaccggaggaattttttattcctggccagaGGGCCTGGCCAATGTATTGCACAATGGCcatctttcactctcctctccatccttctccCAACCTTTTTTCCTATTCCCTTTGTTTGTACATGTTCTTTGCACGTGTGACTGGTAGGGTGTAgatcttgggagggggtggacatggccttctggcttagttcgccctctctcatggggtctccctttcggggagccccacctagtacttaggtgggtctgtttcggcagaccctccagggGGATTCAGGGCAAGGCTTTCTGATTTTAGAGGGCTTGTGTACACATGTTTGTGTCACctttttatgtgtgtgcacattattTTGGCACTGGGTGATGTTTTTGAGTGCGTTTTACACACCATGGGCGGGGGCGGGGAGAAGTGGTCACGTGATCACCAATCCTTCCAAACTGCTTAAAGGAACACCGGGACATTCATGCAGGACAGTGGTTCAAATAAGGCAATCTACATCAAAATGAAACAACCATACCTAAATAGGGGTGAACACCCTGTTAGTTTGAGAAGACTGGCTACCCAGggactgagaaccaagccatgGAAGACTGGAGGAGGAGCATGGCATGTGCCTCCATACCCAGAAGTACTCACTTTCAATTTTGTTGTACACTTTTCGCATGATTTTGCTTATTCACTTCAATGGGCTGCACTATGTGCATTTGTCACCCAAtagaagctcctgctccttttttgGGCAACAAGCTTAGAGCAATTTTTAAACTCACGTTTTTTCACGCAATTATTACGTGCAGTTGTCATTACAAAATGCTGTTAAACCAATGCACATCATGCATTCTGCTGCTATTCAGAAATCACTGCAATTCCAAATTGTAAGGTCACAACAGGGCATATCAGGgacaaaaacaacaataaaaacccgACAGGTGTCCTTATCTATCTCCagtggaaataaaataaatctgaAAGCTTGCTACTTATGATGAATGACTTGCAACTGTCAGCAGTTCCTGATATGTCACATTCATCCAATAAATGACAATCTAATCAGTACACTGGCCTGCTGGCTGCTCTACTCACTTCCTTAGGTTTGCTGAGGATGGATGCTGCAGCTGAGCACAGCTTTTCAGTGAAGTCCTCTGCAATATCCTGCTGGGGAATATTGGTGTCCAGATCCAGGAAAGGCATGACTCCTCTTTGCTGCACACAGGAAGATGAATGGCATCTGAACTAGCATTCACAAAGTACAAACTGGAAGTGTCTGATTGGCTGAGCTCTGCTACGCCTCTCATTGCATTCTTCCTTTTAAAGGTGCAGGCACACACAGAAATGGAGAAAGAATGCTGCAGATCTGCCCCCTCATGCTCAAAGATGATACTTTCTAGAAATCAAGTACGTGAATGCGAAACAAGTTTTGTTATTGATTGGtggattatagaaaaaaaaaacgtatataaaaaatgaatgcagTGTTTTATAACAGGTATTATAAGCATGTATACAGCACTGtcaatttaaaggggagttccagccatttgtatgtttattaaaagtcagcagcaacaaaaagtgtagctgctggcttttaataaacagacacttacctgctccagcgctccagcgacgcgccggccggggctccgctcctcaccccccctcccctgccggcgtcttcattctcagtgtgggcacccggccgtgacagctttcggcttcacggccgggcacccactgcgcatgcgcgagcggcactgcgcatgcgcgagcggcgtggcccggcgccgcgccgtgtaattggccaggagatcgcctaggacctgtgacgtgtcctaggcaatcgcctacagcagccccttcctgaaggcgattaagcttagtcgcctacaggaaggaggaagtgggacaggaagtcccactcttcctgaagcccccactccccccccaaaaaaattacatgccaaatgtggcatgtaagggggagaggagtgggttaagaggaagttccaaatttgggtggaactcctctttaaagtcaCATCAGTCAAAGAGCTTACCATCTAAAGCTGTCCGTACCAATTCCTTCATCCACACATTCACATAACTCCCAAtggtccctgatttcaagggactgtccctgattcggaacaatgtccctttgtccctctttcctcctcatttgtccctcattttggtctgatctatagagttgtatataaaatgcactttttatctatcgaaaagtgttccccagtgctaaacctttcatctgatttctaaattgcaaaagccaatataaaggaatagcaggggtaaaaaaaaacacttgtgggtttaaccaatgtaGCCCCTGTTTACTTTAAGTACAGGTGctttttaaatttagagggagagtttagagtgtagttaaactctgatccaaattgttatgtgcaaaacagggtctctgtctcagcttggctgtgctgtgggctcattctgttgtgctggggtgtcttttccacccctgtgcagtagatggcagcagtggagtcaaggtttgggtgctcttccccagcagccaatcaggagggttgagcctcgttgtgcatgctgggggagggtatttatggggcagacaccatttgtTCTGGGTTTTaacttcgtccagtgtggcacccacctttagggtggacACATCACCGCGCCCCTgctttatggcctacctggccggggcgtgcgtgccaagtggtgttcctggttccggagcCTCGTTGGCCTGGAATATCTGAGCAACGACGGGGactcagtgagtgactgggtacccacatttgaggatcccaagcggtatagctgttcggtggggagtccgtctgaggagcgccattaagaggctggcaatccaaaagGGCCTTgtcaaaccaccggggatcaaggtagccggacactgaaggattgatcacctgtcagtcggtacctgggcgacattaagaaagagatccaggcgtaattcacctaaggaggattatctccgtaactgcagtcagagagggcctgtggcagaggtgtctccctgaagttcatTTTAAGtaagagtctgtggcagagactttatcctacaaaggttcgagtgatactccggctgccaggtcagtgagacaggcctgtccgggtacactaattccactcaagcaggagtggcgcagagaagtgttacgtttgggagcaggactgtttccctatcaatatacctgaatttgctattctcctttcttcctataactttactttcctcaccacaagttttattgtttttacccagctgggtaataaagagcacctgttgcggacattcctttacttctaccaaatgcaccatcacccctaggaattcggaagagtcACAAGATAAAtgcgccacccaaaacaaccagcagctcctccgggggtagtgctacaccaattattattttttggacaaTTCTCCGTAAAGGGGAGTATGGTAAAAGGTGTGTCCTTGGCCTACATACTCTTGTTAATAGgtttccctcattcccatctcagaaagtttgaAGGTAttaatacagagtgcagtggcGGCCAGTGGTAATTCTTTTTGAGGGGGCAACAAACAGTATGCcaacgacacccccccccctgaattacagcggcgggggtgtttttttgaagcacctgattagagctataGGCTCTAATATgcttcaaaataggatgggctTGTGGCGCAAAGCATTGTgccatgagcccacccaggtgttacagcagcgaatgaatattcgctgttgaaacactgatgccgcgtacacacgataatttttcggcataaaaaaacgttgttttaaaaaaatgtcatttaaaatgatagtgtgtgggcttcacatcatttttcgggttctgaaaaacgtaaaaaaaaaaaaaaattcgaacatgctgcattttttaacaacgttttaaacaatgtcgttttacgggttgtaaaaaatgatcgtgtgtgggctaaaacaacgttaaaaacctgcgcatgctcagaagcaagttatgagacgggagcgctcgttctggtaaaactaccattcgtaatggagtaagcacattcatcacgctgtaacagacagaaaagcgcgaatcgtcttttactaacacagaatcagctaaagcagccccaagggtggcatcatctgcatggaatttcccctttatagtgccatcgtacgtgttgtacgtcaccgcgctttgctagagcattttttaaaaacaatggtgtgtgggcaacgtcgttttaatgatgaagttggaaaaacttcgttttttttcatgccgaaaaatgatcgtgtgtacgcgccatgatcctcaatccggccaatcagaagtgGGTGTCAAACCCGTTTTCTGATTGGccaaaaagagaagactcccgattggccgctgaagaggggggaggaaacggAAGCCGCCGTCGTGCTGACCCGTGGAGAGCAGGGGGACGGGAGGCCGCTGCCGAGCAAGGGAAGATTCCTTTGAAGAGATGGGGTTagtgagaatgagggacacctattagcaagaGTATGTAGGccaaggacacaccccttgccatacCCCCCCTTTAGGGAGAAttgtccaaaaaataataa
This window encodes:
- the LOC120936657 gene encoding D-dopachrome decarboxylase-B-like translates to MPFLDLDTNIPQQDIAEDFTEKLCSAAASILSKPKERVNVTVKGGASLLIGGSPSPCVQLIISSIGVVGTAEQNKEHSSKFFEFLTKELGLTPDRILLRFHPLEAWQIGKNGTVMTYL